In the Flavobacterium sp. 90 genome, AATAAGTATTATGCTTTTGACTTCTGTTTTTTCTTTCTTCCCCACCAAATATAAAATCCGGTAATGGGTAAACTGGCACATATTAAACTGGCGGTGAAATATATAATCTTGGTCGGAATTCCTCCTATTGCACCAATGTGAAGGCTATAATTAGATCGCATTAACCAATCTGAAAAACGTTCGTTGTTGATGTGTTTTTGAGAATTTGGAAGTAATTCAAGCGTTTTAGAATCAAAGTATAAATCTCTCCAAATACCTTTATGCATATCTGTGCAGGCATAAATATCTTCTTTTGGATCATCCGGAAAATGAATTATTACAGCTTCTTTATTTTCTTTGGCAATTTCTGTTCTCACTTTTTTCCAAATAAAATCGGCGGCAGCCAACTTATCAATTTGTTGTTTGGATAAAGTGTCTTTTTTAGCAGAAACAACTTGTTCTTTTTTATCTTTCTCGTCTGCCCAACCTCCGCTAATCCAATACGTGCTTTCGCGAAGCCAATGAAAACTCATTAATAATCCTGTAAAAGAAATTAATACTGCCAAGATGAGCGCATAAAATCCCATAACGTTATGTAGATCATAATTAAGGCGTTTGAATTTGGCATCCCATTTAATTTTAAAACTACTATTTCGGGTTGTTTTATTCCATTTTTTCGGAAACCAAAGTATAAGTCCGCTTATGAGCAAAAAGAAGAAAATAAACGTTGCCCAAGCTGTTATTTGAGATCCAATTTCACGATCCAGCCAAAGATTCCGATGCCCTTCATCAACAATATGAAAAAAATCTTCATGGTCTACCATTCCGGTGATTTTACCGTTATAAGGATTTACATAAATCAACGAATCCGATTCTATATCGACTTTAACTGATTTATCTAAACCATTATACCAAACGCCATGAATTTCTTTATTGGGTAAAACTTTATGAACAGCAGCGTAAATTTGCGAAGGCGGTAATAATTCCTCCGGGCTTTGAGCTTCAACATTTAACCAAGGCGATGTAAACTGTTTTATTTCGGGTTCAAAAACCAAAATGCAACCTGTAATTGCCATAATAAACACAATTATTCCGGAACCCAATCCAAGCCATAAATGCAGCCAGGCATTGATTTTACTAAAACGTGATTTTCCTTTATTGGGTGGTTTACTGGAACGGCTTTTAAAAATATTCATCGAAGTATAATTTGAAAAAAATAATGCTTTTAAGTAATACATAAAAAGGCCTGAGGATTACCGAAATAATACCTCAAGCCAATTATAAAAAATTAATTTAGTAAGTCAATTTACCAATCGCTGGCAAGTAAAGACCTTCTTTGATAAGTGCTCCGGCTTTTGCAGTTCCCGTTGCAATATCTATTTGATAAACGCGAGCCTGATCACCTGTTACGAAACTTTTGTATGCTTTTCCGTTTTCAACAAACATACTGCTTAGTCCAAAGAATTCATCTCCTCCGTGATCCGGTAAACCTGTAACAGCTACGATCGTTTTTGCAGATAAATCAAGAATTGCTGATTTAAAAATTGGCTTTGTATTCAGGAAACTATATACTGCATTTGCCGCATCTACATCATTAGGAATGTAAGAGATAAAAACTTTTTCTCCTCCTAACGGATATGCCGCCAAAACTTTTCCTTTTAAAGTGCTTGCTTCAAGGTCAAAGAAGTAACCCGGATCAAATTTTGCATCTCCTTTTTTAATACGTAAAACACCCGAAGTAACCGTTTTAACAGGATATCCACCCGCACGAGCATTAGATGAGAATGTATAAATATCTCCAGACTCAGTTTGCACAATTCCTGTATTTGTGTAATACATTCCAATGGCAGTTGTTCTTGTATCTTTTATTGTAGTTACATATTCTAAAGACGGATATTTGTAAACTCTTACCGTAGCATCAGATGATAATACTTTATTTGTTCCATCAGAAACATCTTTAATATAAACCGGTACAAAAAGTTTGTCTCCGGAAACTGCAGCTCCGGTTGGCCAGTACAATACTTTTTTATTTTCAGGAGAAACTGTAAAATCATTGAATTTTCTTCCATCAATAGAAACCGTTGTTGGGTTGTAAATCATAAGTTCATAATCTGATGAACTTCCATCCCAGGTTGCACCAATATTGATCATTTTTTTATCATCTGTATAACCTACAGCATAAGATGATTCGAAAGCAAGTTTATCTCCGGCTACTAATTTTCCGGTGGTATTAAGGTGAAATGAAACTGATCCTTCGTCATTTGTGCTTAATGCAAAAAATGTATTGTTAGCAGGAAAACAACTTCCATCTTGCTCAATTCCGACTCCTTTTGCACTAATTTCTCCAGTCATTAATTGATCTGTAGAAGCAAAGTCTAATATATACTGCGTATAATCTGCCAACCAATAAGAGGCAACGTATTTAGTACCATTTACAGCTGGCGTATCGTCTTTTGCTGCATCATCACTGCTGCATGAAAAAATAGTTAAGGACAGAAAAGCCAATGCAAAGCATTTTGCGAATTTGTTTACAAACATGATTATAATTATTAAGGGTTATTATTAAAATTGAATTACTGAAGAAAGTATCTGAACTTTACTGAAAAAGCACGTCCCGGTTTTTGAACTTTGAAATAATCGTACACTTTTACATCTGTAATATTTCGACATTCAAAAGCCATATTGTATTTTCCGTTCAAGAAAGAATAGGCAACCATTGCATTTTGAGTAAATTGTTCCGGAATTGATTTTTTAGTATCTAAACTTCCTAAAACAGGCCAGGTCAGATAAAAAGCATCGATATAATTTGCACTTACATTTAGAGAAAGTCTATCGTCTTTATATTTGATGTTTTTAAAATTAAAAGTCAAATCAGCATTTCCGTAGAAGATTGGAACGTTTGGCAATTGCGCATCATATAATACATCCGGACTCGTAGTTCCTACTTTGTATTTGTTTTTATTGAGGCTTTTTTGATAGGTTCCATTTACTTCAAAAGTCACTAAATCTTTATAACCATATTTAAGAACACCATCAATACCTGTTATTTGCACATTTTGAAGGTTTTCAAAAACAGTTTTATCTCCAACTTGCTGTTCTCGAATAAAATCTTTGGCTTCTCTGTAAATCAAACTTGTCTCTGCCGCAAACTGATTTTTATTTTTTTGAGTAAGAAATGCCAATCCTAAATTTGCATTATCACTACTTTCCGGTTTTAATCCTATGTTGCTGTTTATTATTAGCCCGTCTCCAAGCATTTCTATATCCGAAGGCAAACGGTAAGCATGTTCGTAAGATCCTTTTATTTGAAATTTATCTGATAAATGATACGCCGCCGTAGCTCCATAACCAAAGTTCGTTGACGAAGTAGATTCACTGACATTATTAAAAATCATTTTGGTAGAAAGGTCAAACATTTTCCCAAATCCCGAAATCGCCAATCTATTGTCTAAACCGCTAAAATTATAGCCTAATCCTAAAATATTTTTATCAATAGTAGGTTCCCCAAGTTCTACTACTTTTAAGTACTCTTCGGTTTCTTTTCGCTTATATCCCAGATAAGAATAATTTACAGCGATCGAATGTTGCTCATTTAGCTGATATTTTAAATTTGTTGTCACCTGCGCATTCGCCTCATCATAAACATAGATCGTTTTGTTTCCTAATTCGCCTTTATCATTGGCTCCGGCAAATTGTCTGTAGACATAATTTCCTGTCCAGTCATAAACCCTTGAAGAAGTATCAACTGAACGGTTATTTACCAAAGCATAAGTGCTGTTAATGTTCAACGTTAATCCTTTTGTAAAAAGATCACTTTTTTTAAATTTTAATGAAGTAATAAAACTTTCACTATCAGTAAAGGCTTGTCCAACGACTCTTTGCATTGTTCGACCTTGCTGAATTTCTTTTTTATTCCCCGCCATAGTAAAACCAACAAGCAAATAATCAGCAAAACTTTTGTTCTTAAAACCAGCTTCTGCCATTATAGTTCCGGATTTATAACCATCGTGAAAGTGCTTGTATTTTTGTTCGGGCAAAAACTTCGATGTGTTTTTATCTACAACACTTACATCTACTTTATAATCGTTGTCTGAGTAATTTGCAAAGGCGTTTATGTTTGCAATAAAACCATCTCTGCCAGAAAATCTGGTATTAACAGCAGCTCTGTGTGTATTAAACGAACCATAACTGTAAGAAGCATCAACATAACGGCTTACATTTTTATTAGTAACGATATTTACTGCACCACCCAAAGCATCTGCGCCCAATTCTATAGGAACCACTCCTTTGTAAACATCGATTCTTTCCGCCATATTTACGGGAATATTATTCAGCGTAAGCGCAGAACCATAGCTATCCATTGGAACTCCATCTAGAAAGAACTTCACTTGATTTCCTGAAAATCCGTTCAACGAAAAATTAAAAGCAGATCCTAAACCTCCATATTCACGAATACGAACTCCTGTAGTTTTATTCAAAACCTGATTTAAATCGGCAGACGTATTGTATGTCTTTTTCAGATCAATTGCGGTAATATTATACGCTTGTTCGCGTGCTCGTTGTACTTTAGATTTTCCTGTTATAGCAACTTCACTTAAAGTTGCCATATCTTCTTCCATCGTAATATTCTGAGTAAATTTTCCGCCTTGTTTTAGATAAATGGCTGTTTCTGTTGTTTTATAACCAACATGAGTAACAGACAAAACATAATTACCTGCATCTGCGTTTATTTTATATTCTCCTTTTGAGTTTGTCAAAGTTGCGTATTCCGTTCCTTTTAGTGCTACCGAAACTCCTTCAGCAGGTTTTCCAAGATTGGTTACGATAACCCCAGTTAAGCTTACTTTGTTTTTTTGTGAATACCCTTGAAGTGAAGTAAAAAAAATCGTAATCAAGAGTAATAATCTACCTATTTGCATCATTTAAGTTTGGTTTGAAAATTAAATTAGCAACAAAATTAGGGTCTCCAAAGAGTTTTTCCAATTTATTTTTAATTATTCTAAATAAAAATTATAATTAACTTTTAAATCGAAGAATCAATAAAAAATATCCGTATCCTTAACAAATAATTAAATTTAAATTAAGATTTGCTTAAAATTAGCTATCGAAAAAGTTATAGTATTTAAGCTCAATTTTAGCAAAGACTTGGAATTAGCGCATAAAAAAGCCCGCTTATCAAATAAGCGGGCTTTAAAATTTTAAAGATTTTATTATATTTCCAGATCTAAAATTGTTTCTTTTAGCTCTTCCATTACAATCTTAACGTCATTTTCTGTTGTACGCCAATTCACAAAAGAAGCTCTGATTCCTTTACGATTTTGATACACTGTTGGCGTCATAAACACTTTTCCCCTGTCGTTTAAACGAGTCAAAAACTCACTTACTTTATCCTGATTGTGATTTCCTTTTAAAGTAAAACAAACATTATTTAATCGAATTGGCGCCAGAAGTTCAAAATTCCCATTTTCAATAAGTTCATTTCCGAAGTGCAAAGCAAGATGAGCGCTATTTTCTATAATATCCTGAAAACCATCTTTTCCATAAGCCAACAAAGAAAACCAAACTGGCAAAGCTCGCAATCGTCTTGAGTTTTCCGGCACTACATTTAAGTAATTAAAATTTTCTAACGGATTACCTAAATAAGGTGCATTTGAATTTTGAAAAGTTTCGATCTGTAAATTTGTATGTTCTTTTTTAATCAAATAAAAAGCACTTTCATAAGGCACATTTAGCCATTTATGACAATCAATAGTAATACTGTCTGCTCCTTCCCATCCTTCTACAAGATGTTTGTATTTTTCCGAAACAGCAGCAAATCCACCGAAAGCAGCGTCAATATGCCACCAGAATTTGTATTTCTCTTTTAGCTTTGCAATAGCTTTAAAATCATCAAAATCAGCCGTATTTACCGTTCCTGCACTCGAAATTAAGATGAAAGGTTTTCCGTCTAACTTTTTAATATTTTCTTCTAAATCAATTATATCTATTGCTTCACGATTACCTTCTATAGTTTTTATTACGGTATAATTGTTACTTCCGATACCTAACATTGCCAGTGTTTTTACAGAAGAAGAATGTGGTGTTGCAGTTAGAATATTTATAGTTTCAGAAATTCCGTTTTTCGCAAAATCTTTCCCTAATTGGTTTCCAAACCATTGTCGTGCAACTCCCAGACAGGTAAAATTTGACATTGTCGCACCAGTTACAAATCCGCCTAAAAAAGAATCCGGTAATCTTAATAATTGCAATAACAGATTGATGGTTTCAAATTCTATCAATGCCGAGTTTCCTCCTTGTGATTTTATCGATTGCGCATTTTGATCATAAACAGACGACAACCAATCTCCCACAAGAGAAGCCGGAGTAGATCCTCCGGTTACAAAACCCAAATATCTTGGTCCCGAAGAAGCAACCATTAAAGGTGCCAATCGTTCTTTAAATTCTTCTAAAGTTGCTAATGATCCTAAACCTGATTCATTTAAATTTCTTGTTGTTGGATCAATTGATTCTTTTTTGGAAGTTGGAACATTTTCAATATTATTCAAGAAATCTATTCCTTGTTGTTTTGCCTGATTAAGAATATTTTCGATATCGTTTAAATCATGCTGAAGTGCTAAATTCATTATATATTGCTGTTTTAGTGCTTAAATCCATAACTTTTCGTTGCTAAAAAATAGCCCCAAAATCGCATAGATTAAGCGGATTAATATTGATTTAAAATAAGTTTTTTGTATTTGTTTAAAAGAACTGTGCTACCACTTGGTTTTTTCAGAGAATCGCGAAACCATCATAGAACAAATTACATCTCCGTTTGCATTCAATAAAGTTGCGATTGGATCAACAAGAGTTCCTAAAATCATGGCAACCGGCAAAGCTTGTTCCATTGGCAATCCATAAACGGTAATGGCGAGAACTTCTCCTATATAGCCTCCGTTTGGAATTCCGCCTTCGACAATCGACACTATTATCGTAATTCCTAATGCTAAAAGAATAGTTGACGGCGAAGTAAAATCTTTTCCAAACATGGCAAAGAGAAAGGTTATTTTTAAAATAGACGACATACTCGAACCGTCTTTATGTAATGGCGCTCCAAGCGGAATAACTAAATTCCGAACATGTTTTGGTATTCCCATTTTTTCAGCTGCATCCAGATTTGCCGGAATAGTTGCGATACTGCTGCAAGTTCCAATTGCCGTTAAGGAAGGCGTGATATTATTACTCCAAAAAACTACAAAAGCTCTTTTCGCTCCAGCTACTAAAGCATACAAACTAAAAAACACAAAGAAATAAAACACACAAGCGGCATAATAAACTCCTAATGGTTTGGCATAAACACCAAATAATTGCGGACCATAATAACTAACCTGATAGGCAAAATAAGCACCTAAACCTATTGGAGCCAATTTCATAATCATAGTCAAAAGCTGTTTCATAACTTCGTTTCCTGAGTCTAGAAAACTCTTGAAAGCATTACCTTTTTCTCCTGACTGCAAAGTGGCAAATCCTATTAGAAAGGAAAAGATAATAAGCGCCAACATACTTTTTCGGGACAATAATTCATAAAAATCATTTGTCGTAAGCAATTGTGCTATTTGATCTCCAACACTTCCGGATTTAATATTTTCAAGCGGAATTTTAGTAATTATAATGTTCTCATGAATTGGAAAAAGAGAAACAGCGATAATCATAACAATAGCCGAAATAAGAAGTGTTCCTAAAAAAACTGCAATCATTATAACAAATAGTCTTCCCAGCTTTTCTGTTTTTTCCAGATTAGCAATAGAGGAACTTATTGTAAAGAAAACAAGCGGAATAATTGCTGTGAAAAGCAAGTTTAGGAATATATCTCCCAAAGGTTTTATAACAGCAACTTTTTCTTTAAAAACTAACCCAAAAATACTCCCCAATATAATACCGCCCAAAAGCAATAATACACTGCTGTAGCTTTTTAGAAAATTGATTTTTTTAACCTCCATAATTTAATCGTATTACAATTTGGGAATAGAAATGTGAAAATAAAAATCAATTAAATTACTCAAAAATTGAGCACTAAAATTATTTTTCACCGCCACAGATTAAAATAATTTCAAATGATTTTTTAATTTATGCGAATTAAATGTGCCGTTAGGCACTAAATGTCGGCAGACCGTAGTTGGCGTGTCGTAGGTACGCAATAGATATCGGTTTGTCGCGTACCTACGGCACGCCAAATCTATTTTAATTCATGATTTCTACCAACATTTAGTACCTTACGGTACAAAATAAAGAGTTTACGTCATGAATTCGCTAACCATTATTTTTCTAAAACCAAAGTAGTAAAAGCTCTGTCGACTAATTCTCCTGTTTTGCTTTTTACTTTTTCGGTTAAAGTTTCCTTATTTATGATTTTGAAAGCCGATTTTTCAATTAGTTTTTCGGCTTTTTCAGTGCTGTAAAGTTCAAATTCAAATTGAGTAAAAGGAAGTTGCTTCATAAAACTTTCTTCGGCAAAAGTGATGCAGAAAATTCCTTTTGGCTGTAAAACTCTATAAATTTCTGAGAGCAATTTTTCTGGCTCTTGCCAAAAATAGATCGTGTTTACTGTAAATATTTTATCGAAAGAATCGTCTGAAAACGGAATTATGTTTCCATCGTAAAGCGAGAAAAAAGCTTGTTTTTGAGAAACATAATTCCTGTTGATTTGGCGCGCTTCCTGAAACATTAGTTCAGACATTTCAAGTCCGTAGTATTTCAGGTTTTCGGTTTGTTCAAATATAAATTCGACATGACCTGCATTTCCATGACCTAATTCAAGAATTGTATTTCCTTCTGCTATATTAAGATTCTGAATCGAATGGTACGTCATATTGATGTTTGTTTCATGCATCATATTTGCCATTTCGATCCCTTTTTCTCCCGTTGGATGTTTTAACTGAGAAGCTATTGCTTGTAATTCTTCTTGTTTCATAATCGTTATAATTAAATTCCAAATAATCCCGAAGCTTCGGGACCAAATTCCAAGCTTTCTTGTCATTGCGAGAAATGAAGCAACCACACAAAAAACTCCTCATAGAAAGTTTTCAATCTTTGTCGAATCACTAGTGTGATTTCTCCTCCGTCGAAATGACAATCTTTACGCTTAACTCTTAAAAAATCTGACTTGCGATTTGACGAATATTCTCAGATTTCCCCATAGAATAATAATGTAAAACAGGAACTCCGGCAGCTTTCAATTCTAGTGATTGCTGAATTGCCCATTCGATTCCTACTTGTTTGATTTCTGCATTATTCTTGCATTTATCTACGGCATCAATTAAATCTTCCGGTAAATCAATTCTGAAAATCTGTGGTAAAATTTGTAAATGTCTCTGAACTGCAATTGGCTTAATTCCGGGAATAATAGGAATTGTGATTCCTATTTCTCTTGCTTTTTCTACAAAAGCAAAATATTTAGAATTATCAAAAAACATTTGAGTTACTACGTAATCAGCTCCAGCATCGACTTTTTCTTTCAGTCTTTTCAAATCTGATTGTAAAGATGGAGATTCTAAATGTTTCTCCGGATATCCTGCAACGCCAATACAGAAATCAGCTTTATTATCGGCATCCATAACTTCATGCAGATATTTACCGCAATTTAAATCGTTGATTTGTCGAACCAAATCAATAGCAAACTTATTACCGCCTACTTTTGGCACAAAAGATTGCTCGTCTTTCATTGCATCACCACGAAGCGCCATTAAATTATTGATTCCCAAATATTGACAATCTACAAGCATGTATTCTGTTTCTTCCTGTGTGAAACCACCGCAAAGTAAATGTGGTACGGTATCAACATTGTATTTATGTTTTATAGAAGCGCAAATTCCAAGTGTTCCCGGACGCATACGGGTTAATTTTTTGTCCAAAAGTCCGTTACCTTTATCAATATAGATATACTCTTCGCGCGAAGTAGTTACGTCAATAAATGGTGGTTTGAACTCCATTAAAGGATCAATATTATCGTATAATTCCTGAATACTTTTCCCTTTCTGAGGCGGAATAAGTTCAAATGAGAATAATGTATTTCCTTTGGCGTTTTCTATATGTTCTGTTACTTTCATTATTAAGTCTTAAAGTTGTAAAGTCGAAAGTCGAAAGTCTTTCCTTTCGGACTTTATGACTTTTGACTTTAGACTAATTTAATCTGCTATATTAGGATTTAACCATTTCATTGCGTAATCTGTTGGCACATTGCGTCGTTTGGCGTAATCTACAACCTGATCTTCTTTTATTTTTCCAAGTCCGAAATACCTGCTTTTTGGATTTCCGAAGTAATATCCCGAAACCGATGAAGCCGGCCACATCGCCATACTTTCCGTCAAGGTTACTCCAATTTCTTCGGCTACATTTAAAAGTTTCCAGATTGTTGGTTTTTCCAAGTGATCCGGACATGCAGGATATCCTGGCGCAGGACGAATTCCTTTATAATTTTCTTTTATCAATTCTTCATTCGTTAAAGATTCTTCGGTATCATAACCCCAGAAATCTTTACGTACTCTTTCGTGAAGATATTCGGCGAAAGCCTCAGCAAAACGATCTGCTAATGCTTTTACCATGATCGAATTATAATCGTCAAGATCTTTTTCAAATTCAGCCGCCCAT is a window encoding:
- a CDS encoding PepSY-associated TM helix domain-containing protein: MNIFKSRSSKPPNKGKSRFSKINAWLHLWLGLGSGIIVFIMAITGCILVFEPEIKQFTSPWLNVEAQSPEELLPPSQIYAAVHKVLPNKEIHGVWYNGLDKSVKVDIESDSLIYVNPYNGKITGMVDHEDFFHIVDEGHRNLWLDREIGSQITAWATFIFFFLLISGLILWFPKKWNKTTRNSSFKIKWDAKFKRLNYDLHNVMGFYALILAVLISFTGLLMSFHWLRESTYWISGGWADEKDKKEQVVSAKKDTLSKQQIDKLAAADFIWKKVRTEIAKENKEAVIIHFPDDPKEDIYACTDMHKGIWRDLYFDSKTLELLPNSQKHINNERFSDWLMRSNYSLHIGAIGGIPTKIIYFTASLICASLPITGFYIWWGRKKKQKSKA
- a CDS encoding DUF4374 domain-containing protein, encoding MFVNKFAKCFALAFLSLTIFSCSSDDAAKDDTPAVNGTKYVASYWLADYTQYILDFASTDQLMTGEISAKGVGIEQDGSCFPANNTFFALSTNDEGSVSFHLNTTGKLVAGDKLAFESSYAVGYTDDKKMINIGATWDGSSSDYELMIYNPTTVSIDGRKFNDFTVSPENKKVLYWPTGAAVSGDKLFVPVYIKDVSDGTNKVLSSDATVRVYKYPSLEYVTTIKDTRTTAIGMYYTNTGIVQTESGDIYTFSSNARAGGYPVKTVTSGVLRIKKGDAKFDPGYFFDLEASTLKGKVLAAYPLGGEKVFISYIPNDVDAANAVYSFLNTKPIFKSAILDLSAKTIVAVTGLPDHGGDEFFGLSSMFVENGKAYKSFVTGDQARVYQIDIATGTAKAGALIKEGLYLPAIGKLTY
- a CDS encoding TonB-dependent receptor — protein: MMQIGRLLLLITIFFTSLQGYSQKNKVSLTGVIVTNLGKPAEGVSVALKGTEYATLTNSKGEYKINADAGNYVLSVTHVGYKTTETAIYLKQGGKFTQNITMEEDMATLSEVAITGKSKVQRAREQAYNITAIDLKKTYNTSADLNQVLNKTTGVRIREYGGLGSAFNFSLNGFSGNQVKFFLDGVPMDSYGSALTLNNIPVNMAERIDVYKGVVPIELGADALGGAVNIVTNKNVSRYVDASYSYGSFNTHRAAVNTRFSGRDGFIANINAFANYSDNDYKVDVSVVDKNTSKFLPEQKYKHFHDGYKSGTIMAEAGFKNKSFADYLLVGFTMAGNKKEIQQGRTMQRVVGQAFTDSESFITSLKFKKSDLFTKGLTLNINSTYALVNNRSVDTSSRVYDWTGNYVYRQFAGANDKGELGNKTIYVYDEANAQVTTNLKYQLNEQHSIAVNYSYLGYKRKETEEYLKVVELGEPTIDKNILGLGYNFSGLDNRLAISGFGKMFDLSTKMIFNNVSESTSSTNFGYGATAAYHLSDKFQIKGSYEHAYRLPSDIEMLGDGLIINSNIGLKPESSDNANLGLAFLTQKNKNQFAAETSLIYREAKDFIREQQVGDKTVFENLQNVQITGIDGVLKYGYKDLVTFEVNGTYQKSLNKNKYKVGTTSPDVLYDAQLPNVPIFYGNADLTFNFKNIKYKDDRLSLNVSANYIDAFYLTWPVLGSLDTKKSIPEQFTQNAMVAYSFLNGKYNMAFECRNITDVKVYDYFKVQKPGRAFSVKFRYFLQ
- a CDS encoding pyridoxal-dependent decarboxylase, with the translated sequence MNLALQHDLNDIENILNQAKQQGIDFLNNIENVPTSKKESIDPTTRNLNESGLGSLATLEEFKERLAPLMVASSGPRYLGFVTGGSTPASLVGDWLSSVYDQNAQSIKSQGGNSALIEFETINLLLQLLRLPDSFLGGFVTGATMSNFTCLGVARQWFGNQLGKDFAKNGISETINILTATPHSSSVKTLAMLGIGSNNYTVIKTIEGNREAIDIIDLEENIKKLDGKPFILISSAGTVNTADFDDFKAIAKLKEKYKFWWHIDAAFGGFAAVSEKYKHLVEGWEGADSITIDCHKWLNVPYESAFYLIKKEHTNLQIETFQNSNAPYLGNPLENFNYLNVVPENSRRLRALPVWFSLLAYGKDGFQDIIENSAHLALHFGNELIENGNFELLAPIRLNNVCFTLKGNHNQDKVSEFLTRLNDRGKVFMTPTVYQNRKGIRASFVNWRTTENDVKIVMEELKETILDLEI
- a CDS encoding dicarboxylate/amino acid:cation symporter; this encodes MEVKKINFLKSYSSVLLLLGGIILGSIFGLVFKEKVAVIKPLGDIFLNLLFTAIIPLVFFTISSSIANLEKTEKLGRLFVIMIAVFLGTLLISAIVMIIAVSLFPIHENIIITKIPLENIKSGSVGDQIAQLLTTNDFYELLSRKSMLALIIFSFLIGFATLQSGEKGNAFKSFLDSGNEVMKQLLTMIMKLAPIGLGAYFAYQVSYYGPQLFGVYAKPLGVYYAACVFYFFVFFSLYALVAGAKRAFVVFWSNNITPSLTAIGTCSSIATIPANLDAAEKMGIPKHVRNLVIPLGAPLHKDGSSMSSILKITFLFAMFGKDFTSPSTILLALGITIIVSIVEGGIPNGGYIGEVLAITVYGLPMEQALPVAMILGTLVDPIATLLNANGDVICSMMVSRFSEKTKW
- a CDS encoding class I SAM-dependent methyltransferase encodes the protein MKQEELQAIASQLKHPTGEKGIEMANMMHETNINMTYHSIQNLNIAEGNTILELGHGNAGHVEFIFEQTENLKYYGLEMSELMFQEARQINRNYVSQKQAFFSLYDGNIIPFSDDSFDKIFTVNTIYFWQEPEKLLSEIYRVLQPKGIFCITFAEESFMKQLPFTQFEFELYSTEKAEKLIEKSAFKIINKETLTEKVKSKTGELVDRAFTTLVLEK
- the metF gene encoding methylenetetrahydrofolate reductase [NAD(P)H], translated to MKVTEHIENAKGNTLFSFELIPPQKGKSIQELYDNIDPLMEFKPPFIDVTTSREEYIYIDKGNGLLDKKLTRMRPGTLGICASIKHKYNVDTVPHLLCGGFTQEETEYMLVDCQYLGINNLMALRGDAMKDEQSFVPKVGGNKFAIDLVRQINDLNCGKYLHEVMDADNKADFCIGVAGYPEKHLESPSLQSDLKRLKEKVDAGADYVVTQMFFDNSKYFAFVEKAREIGITIPIIPGIKPIAVQRHLQILPQIFRIDLPEDLIDAVDKCKNNAEIKQVGIEWAIQQSLELKAAGVPVLHYYSMGKSENIRQIASQIF